The following proteins are encoded in a genomic region of Pikeienuella piscinae:
- a CDS encoding flagellar motor protein MotB, with protein MEDAMADGTKEARPIIKRKKVVAADGHHGGAWKVAYADFVTAMMAFFLLMWLLNATTESQRKGIADYFTPSIPISPISGGGDGVLEGDTMLAKDTLARDGLGGAVGVVPVDKGRETKSGGAPAEAEKPLAELESLLLGKSGESEVADDLLSHIVTRVTDEGLVIDIFAKEGRPLFASGSDLPTARMRAILAMIGDVIGLVSNAITISGHTDAAPFADAGPDAANDNWRLSSARADSARRALLAAEVEPARFLRITGEADRDLALPNAPLDPRNRRVTVTLLRSDR; from the coding sequence ATGGAGGACGCGATGGCGGACGGTACGAAAGAGGCGCGGCCGATCATCAAGCGCAAGAAGGTTGTCGCGGCCGACGGTCATCACGGCGGGGCGTGGAAGGTCGCCTATGCCGATTTCGTGACCGCGATGATGGCGTTCTTCCTGTTGATGTGGCTGCTCAACGCGACGACGGAGAGCCAGCGCAAGGGCATCGCCGACTATTTCACCCCGAGCATCCCGATCTCCCCGATCTCCGGCGGCGGCGACGGGGTGCTGGAGGGCGATACAATGCTCGCGAAGGATACGCTGGCGCGGGACGGGCTTGGCGGCGCGGTGGGCGTCGTTCCCGTCGACAAGGGCCGCGAGACGAAATCCGGCGGCGCGCCGGCCGAGGCCGAGAAACCGCTGGCGGAGCTCGAATCGCTTCTTCTTGGCAAGTCCGGCGAAAGCGAGGTCGCGGACGATCTGCTCAGCCATATCGTCACGCGCGTGACCGACGAGGGGCTGGTGATCGATATTTTCGCCAAGGAGGGGAGGCCGCTCTTCGCCAGCGGCTCCGACCTGCCGACGGCGCGGATGCGGGCGATTCTCGCGATGATCGGCGACGTGATCGGGTTGGTCTCGAACGCCATCACGATCAGCGGCCATACCGACGCCGCCCCGTTTGCGGACGCCGGCCCCGACGCCGCCAACGACAACTGGCGGCTTTCCTCCGCACGCGCCGATTCGGCGCGGCGCGCGCTGCTGGCGGCGGAGGTGGAGCCGGCGCGGTTCCTGCGGATCACCGGCGAGGCGGATCGCGACCTGGCGCTGCCGAACGCACCGCTCGACCCGCGAAACCGCCGGGTGACGGTGACGCTTCTGCGCTCCGACAGGTAG
- a CDS encoding FliM/FliN family flagellar motor switch protein, translating into MRGVSHATLRRKIEEARVSHPPLRDPEFVGDLFARLLEERLRVAFRSPVAASVGAARMAKLSDALREAENPALYGVAETPAGQLGGVLTLTAPLVHESIEAMTGAHGAEAAPDRMPTAIDEALVAGFAEDVIDCFEHAVISGPRPGRGVAMGFARFTRKASALAEAPDAIDTLAFRLSLSIGDGGPAPLSFIVPLGVLDMYRAAEKAESAKRPLIAGPSAPEAIWTSTMLAAVQMAEFRLIAVLNEMTLTVSEIGELVPGSIIPLPVEQRMEVGLRLDTRKGVAGAPEIAAGALGVAGGRRAVKIGTPPEHAFIENLRPYATAPAS; encoded by the coding sequence ATGCGCGGAGTTTCCCATGCAACCCTCAGACGGAAGATCGAGGAGGCGCGCGTCAGCCACCCGCCGCTTCGCGATCCGGAATTCGTCGGCGACCTTTTCGCGCGGCTGCTGGAGGAACGCCTGCGCGTCGCTTTTCGCAGCCCCGTCGCAGCCAGCGTCGGTGCGGCCCGGATGGCGAAACTCTCGGACGCGCTGAGAGAGGCCGAAAACCCGGCGCTTTACGGCGTGGCGGAGACTCCGGCCGGTCAACTGGGCGGCGTCCTGACGCTGACCGCGCCGCTCGTTCACGAATCGATAGAGGCGATGACCGGCGCGCACGGAGCCGAAGCAGCGCCTGACCGCATGCCGACCGCGATCGACGAGGCGCTTGTCGCCGGCTTCGCGGAGGATGTGATCGATTGTTTCGAGCACGCGGTGATCTCCGGGCCGCGGCCCGGGCGCGGCGTCGCCATGGGCTTCGCCCGGTTCACGCGCAAGGCCTCCGCGCTGGCGGAAGCGCCCGACGCGATCGATACGCTGGCGTTCCGGCTTTCGCTGAGCATCGGCGACGGCGGGCCCGCGCCGCTCTCCTTCATCGTTCCGCTCGGCGTACTCGACATGTATCGGGCGGCGGAAAAGGCGGAAAGCGCGAAACGGCCGCTGATCGCCGGGCCCTCGGCGCCGGAGGCGATCTGGACGTCGACCATGCTCGCCGCGGTGCAGATGGCGGAGTTCCGGCTTATCGCCGTCCTCAATGAAATGACCCTGACGGTGAGCGAGATCGGCGAACTGGTTCCCGGCTCGATCATCCCGCTGCCGGTCGAACAACGCATGGAGGTCGGCCTCCGGCTCGATACGCGCAAGGGCGTCGCCGGCGCGCCCGAGATCGCCGCCGGCGCGCTCGGCGTCGCAGGCGGACGGCGCGCGGTGAAGATCGGCACACCGCCGGAGCACGCCTTCATCGAAAACCTGCGGCCCTATGCGACCGCGCCTGCCAGCTGA
- the rpmI gene encoding 50S ribosomal protein L35 — MPKMKTKSSVKKRFRLTASGLVRGQQAGKRHGMIKRTNKFLRNARGTTILSEPDAKIVKKMMPYG, encoded by the coding sequence ATGCCCAAGATGAAGACCAAGTCGAGCGTCAAGAAACGCTTCAGGCTCACGGCCAGCGGCCTCGTCCGCGGCCAGCAGGCGGGCAAACGCCACGGGATGATCAAGCGGACGAACAAGTTCCTCCGCAATGCGCGCGGAACGACGATCCTGTCGGAGCCGGATGCGAAGATCGTCAAGAAAATGATGCCCTACGGCTGA
- the rplT gene encoding 50S ribosomal protein L20, producing the protein MSRVKRGVTTHARHAKIRKAAAGYYGRRSNVIRVAKQAVDKAQEYATRDRKVRKRNFRALWIQRINAAVRAHDDSLTYSRFINGLAIAGIEVDRKVLADLAVHEPAAFNTIVDQAKAALA; encoded by the coding sequence ATGTCACGAGTAAAACGCGGCGTCACCACGCACGCCCGCCACGCCAAGATCCGCAAGGCCGCCGCCGGTTATTACGGTCGGCGCAGCAACGTCATCCGCGTCGCCAAGCAGGCGGTGGACAAGGCGCAGGAATACGCGACGCGCGACCGCAAGGTCCGCAAGCGGAACTTCCGCGCGCTCTGGATCCAGCGGATCAACGCCGCCGTCCGCGCGCATGACGACAGCTTGACCTATTCGCGCTTCATCAACGGCCTCGCGATCGCGGGGATCGAGGTGGACCGCAAGGTGCTTGCCGATCTCGCGGTGCACGAGCCGGCGGCGTTCAACACCATCGTCGATCAGGCGAAGGCCGCGCTGGCCTGA
- a CDS encoding NAD-dependent succinate-semialdehyde dehydrogenase: MAYETIEMLIDGAWRGKDGGDGGGEDIINPATGEVLGVCPHASAAELDMALAAAEKGFEIWRNTSPLARQKVMEGAARILEDRIDAVAETLTREQGKPFGESKLEVGFVIDMFRWYGEEGKRVYGRIVPSRVPGARQMVVREPVGPVAAFVAWNFPGTNVIRKISGALGAGCSIIIKPSEETPGTAVAIARALQDAGLPDGVLNMVFGVPDTVSRHLLASPVCKKLSFTGSVPVGKHLQKLAADTLKRCTMELGGHAPVVVFDDADVEKAVKTMGGFKFRNAGQVCISPTRFFVQEKVYPHFVEGLTEVAKSLKVGNGMDKGVEMGPLIAERRIEVMETFLNDAREHGARITTGAERIGNVGSFFAPTVLSDVPDDAMIMNEEPFGPLAPVAPFKGIDDVLERANALSFGLASYVWTSNGATARAMSDGLNSGMVGVNNPAVSTPETPFGGVNESGYGSEGGIEGLEAYQRVKFVTEVGV; the protein is encoded by the coding sequence ATGGCCTATGAAACAATCGAGATGCTGATCGACGGCGCCTGGCGGGGAAAGGATGGCGGCGACGGCGGCGGCGAAGACATCATCAACCCGGCGACCGGCGAAGTTCTCGGCGTCTGCCCGCACGCCTCCGCCGCCGAACTCGACATGGCGCTGGCGGCGGCCGAAAAAGGCTTCGAGATCTGGCGCAACACCAGCCCTCTCGCGCGGCAGAAGGTGATGGAGGGCGCGGCGCGCATCCTCGAGGACCGGATCGACGCGGTCGCCGAGACGCTGACCCGCGAACAGGGCAAACCCTTCGGCGAATCGAAGTTGGAGGTCGGCTTCGTTATCGACATGTTCCGCTGGTATGGGGAGGAGGGAAAGCGCGTCTACGGACGCATCGTTCCCAGTCGCGTCCCCGGCGCGCGGCAGATGGTGGTGAGGGAGCCCGTGGGCCCGGTGGCCGCATTCGTCGCCTGGAACTTCCCCGGCACCAATGTCATCCGCAAGATTTCCGGGGCGCTCGGCGCCGGCTGTTCGATCATCATCAAGCCCTCAGAGGAAACCCCCGGGACCGCCGTCGCCATCGCCCGCGCGCTGCAGGACGCGGGCCTGCCTGACGGCGTTCTCAACATGGTGTTCGGCGTTCCCGACACGGTCTCCCGGCATCTTCTGGCGTCCCCGGTCTGCAAGAAACTCTCCTTCACCGGCTCCGTTCCGGTCGGCAAACACCTGCAAAAGCTCGCCGCCGACACGCTGAAGCGCTGCACGATGGAACTCGGCGGCCACGCGCCGGTCGTGGTTTTCGACGACGCCGACGTGGAGAAGGCCGTGAAGACCATGGGCGGCTTCAAGTTCCGCAACGCCGGGCAGGTTTGCATCTCGCCGACCCGCTTCTTCGTGCAGGAGAAGGTCTATCCGCATTTCGTCGAAGGTCTGACCGAAGTCGCCAAATCACTGAAGGTCGGCAACGGCATGGACAAGGGCGTCGAGATGGGTCCGCTGATCGCCGAACGCCGGATCGAGGTGATGGAGACCTTCCTCAACGACGCGCGCGAGCACGGCGCCAGGATCACCACCGGCGCCGAACGGATCGGCAATGTCGGCTCCTTCTTCGCACCGACCGTGCTTTCCGATGTGCCGGACGACGCGATGATCATGAACGAGGAGCCTTTCGGCCCGCTCGCCCCGGTCGCTCCCTTCAAGGGGATCGACGACGTGCTGGAGCGCGCGAACGCCCTGTCCTTCGGCCTCGCCTCCTATGTCTGGACCTCGAACGGAGCGACGGCGCGGGCGATGTCGGACGGGCTGAATTCCGGCATGGTCGGCGTCAACAACCCGGCCGTCTCCACCCCCGAAACCCCGTTCGGCGGCGTCAACGAGAGCGGCTACGGCTCCGAGGGCGGAATCGAGGGGCTCGAAGCCTATCAGCGGGTGAAGTTCGTCACCGAAGTCGGCGTCTGA
- the pheS gene encoding phenylalanine--tRNA ligase subunit alpha, which yields MDDLREKYLGRIAAAGDEAELEEARLAALGKKGEISLAMRALGAMSPEERKTAGPALNALKDEIAAAIAAGRAALADAALAERLRTEWLDVTLPPRPAPQGSIHPVSQVTEEVTAIFAELGFAVEEGPQIETDWHNFDALNIPPEHPTRTEMDTFYMARAEGDERPPHVLRTHTSPVQIRGLLEGGAPARFICPGRVYRADYDQTHTPMFHQLEGLAIDRDISMANLKWCLEEFFSAFFGASVKTRFRASHFPFTEPSAEVDIQCSWAGGQLRIGEGDDWMEVLGSGMIHPHVLRSGGIDPDAWQGFAFGMGIDRLAMLKYGVPDLRAFFDSDLRWLRHFGFAALDIPTAHGGLSA from the coding sequence CTGGACGATCTGCGCGAAAAATATCTCGGTCGGATCGCCGCCGCCGGCGACGAAGCGGAGCTGGAGGAGGCGCGCCTCGCCGCGCTCGGCAAGAAGGGAGAGATCAGCCTCGCGATGCGCGCGCTCGGCGCGATGTCGCCAGAGGAGCGCAAGACCGCCGGCCCCGCCCTCAATGCGCTGAAGGACGAGATCGCCGCCGCGATCGCCGCCGGCCGCGCCGCCCTCGCCGACGCCGCGCTGGCCGAGCGGCTCAGGACGGAATGGCTCGACGTCACCCTCCCCCCCCGCCCCGCCCCGCAGGGTTCGATCCACCCCGTCAGCCAGGTCACCGAGGAAGTCACTGCGATCTTCGCCGAACTTGGTTTCGCGGTCGAGGAAGGCCCGCAGATCGAAACCGACTGGCACAATTTCGACGCGCTCAACATCCCGCCCGAGCACCCGACCCGGACCGAGATGGACACCTTCTACATGGCGCGAGCGGAGGGCGACGAGCGGCCGCCGCATGTCCTCAGGACCCACACCTCGCCGGTGCAGATCCGCGGGCTGCTGGAGGGCGGCGCCCCGGCGCGGTTCATCTGCCCGGGCCGGGTCTACCGCGCCGATTACGACCAGACCCACACGCCCATGTTCCATCAACTCGAAGGTCTGGCGATCGATCGCGACATCTCGATGGCGAACCTGAAATGGTGCCTCGAGGAATTCTTCTCCGCCTTCTTCGGCGCGTCGGTGAAGACGCGCTTTCGGGCCTCCCATTTCCCGTTCACCGAACCCTCGGCCGAAGTCGACATCCAGTGCTCATGGGCCGGCGGCCAGCTCCGCATCGGCGAGGGCGACGACTGGATGGAGGTTCTCGGCTCCGGCATGATCCACCCGCATGTCCTGCGGTCAGGCGGAATCGATCCGGATGCGTGGCAGGGCTTCGCCTTCGGCATGGGCATCGACCGGCTGGCGATGCTGAAATACGGCGTGCCCGATCTCCGCGCCTTCTTCGACAGCGATCTCAGATGGCTCCGTCATTTCGGCTTCGCCGCGCTCGACATCCCGACCGCGCATGGCGGGCTGAGCGCCTGA
- a CDS encoding D-amino acid dehydrogenase yields the protein MTHIAVIGAGVTGVTTAYELSRLGFEVTVFDRQRYAAMESSFANGAQLSASNAETWTQWGTVLKGLKWMLRRDAPLLVNPKPEWRKLKWMAAFLGQIPNYRANTIETVRLALKAREALFETAEREGIDFNLEKRGILHFYSTEADFAHAKKVDLMLAEGGLERRQLAGHELRQIEPALAGDFIGGFFTPSDSTGDVHDFTMGLARACEKAGVTFRFETTVTDARRDGGGLRFTTRTGEIHRFDGVVICAGVSSPEFAKSLGDEVNIYPVKGYSITIPLDDEQSRAAAPWVSLLDDRAKIVASRLGEGRLRIAGTAEFNGYNRDIRADRIAPLTKWTEAYFPGVSTEHVKPWAGLRPMMPSMLPRVGAGKVKGVFFNTGHGHLGWTLSSATARIVAEAVAGAYPKTN from the coding sequence ATGACGCATATCGCCGTGATCGGCGCCGGCGTGACCGGCGTGACCACTGCTTACGAGCTTTCCCGACTCGGTTTCGAGGTGACGGTGTTCGACCGTCAGCGCTACGCCGCGATGGAGAGCAGTTTCGCCAACGGCGCCCAGCTTTCCGCCTCCAACGCCGAGACATGGACGCAATGGGGGACGGTGCTGAAGGGGCTGAAATGGATGCTCCGGCGCGATGCGCCGCTCCTCGTCAACCCGAAGCCGGAATGGCGGAAGCTGAAATGGATGGCGGCGTTTCTCGGGCAGATCCCGAACTATCGCGCGAACACGATCGAGACCGTGCGCCTGGCGCTGAAGGCCCGCGAGGCGCTTTTCGAGACGGCGGAGCGCGAAGGAATCGACTTCAACCTGGAAAAGCGCGGCATCCTGCATTTCTATTCGACCGAGGCCGATTTCGCCCATGCGAAGAAGGTCGACCTGATGCTGGCCGAGGGCGGGCTGGAGCGCCGCCAGCTGGCTGGACATGAATTGCGGCAGATCGAGCCGGCGCTCGCGGGCGATTTCATCGGCGGTTTCTTCACCCCGTCCGACAGCACCGGCGACGTGCACGACTTCACCATGGGCCTTGCGCGCGCCTGCGAGAAGGCCGGCGTGACCTTTCGCTTCGAGACGACGGTGACCGACGCCAGACGCGACGGCGGCGGCCTGCGGTTCACGACGCGAACGGGAGAGATCCATCGTTTCGACGGGGTGGTGATCTGCGCCGGCGTCTCCAGCCCGGAATTCGCAAAATCGCTGGGCGACGAGGTGAATATCTATCCGGTGAAGGGCTATTCGATCACCATTCCGCTCGACGACGAGCAGAGCCGAGCCGCCGCGCCGTGGGTCAGCCTGCTGGACGACCGCGCGAAGATCGTCGCCAGCCGGCTGGGCGAGGGGCGGCTGCGCATCGCCGGGACGGCCGAGTTCAATGGCTACAACCGCGATATCCGCGCCGACCGGATCGCGCCGCTGACGAAATGGACCGAGGCCTACTTTCCCGGCGTCTCGACCGAGCATGTGAAGCCCTGGGCGGGGCTCAGGCCGATGATGCCGTCGATGCTGCCGCGTGTCGGGGCCGGAAAGGTGAAGGGCGTCTTCTTCAACACCGGCCACGGCCATCTCGGCTGGACGCTCTCGTCGGCGACGGCGCGGATCGTCGCCGAAGCAGTGGCGGGGGCTTACCCGAAGACGAACTGA
- the leuB gene encoding 3-isopropylmalate dehydrogenase: MSKPSLLILPGDGIGPEVMTEVRRVIDWLEKEKDISFDVTEDIVGGAAYDAHGTPLHDDTMAKAQEVDAVLLGAVGGPKYDALDFNVKPERGLLRLRKEMDLFANLRPAVCFDALAAASSLKHDVIAGLDIMIVRELTSGVYFGEPRGVFTEGNERVGINTQRYTTSEIQRVARAAFELAKKRNGKLCSMEKANVMESGVLWREEVQKIADAEYPEIETSHMYADAGAMQLVRAPKQFDVIVTDNLFGDLLSDIAAMLTGSLGMLPSASLGLPMANGRPKALYEPVHGSAPDIAGQGLANPIACILSFAMALRYSFDMGEAAALVEGAVEAALADGLRTPDLMTVEGGTKVGTTEMTDAILAKMAAA; this comes from the coding sequence ATGTCCAAACCCTCCCTTCTCATCCTGCCCGGCGACGGGATCGGCCCCGAAGTGATGACCGAGGTCCGCCGCGTGATCGACTGGCTGGAAAAGGAAAAGGACATCAGCTTCGACGTCACCGAGGATATCGTCGGCGGCGCCGCCTATGACGCGCACGGAACGCCGCTCCATGACGACACGATGGCGAAAGCGCAGGAGGTGGACGCCGTCCTCCTCGGCGCGGTCGGCGGCCCGAAATACGACGCGCTCGATTTCAACGTGAAGCCGGAGCGCGGGCTCTTGCGGCTCAGGAAGGAGATGGACCTCTTCGCCAATCTCCGTCCCGCCGTCTGTTTCGACGCGCTCGCCGCCGCCTCCTCGCTCAAGCATGACGTGATCGCCGGGCTCGACATCATGATCGTGCGCGAGCTGACCTCCGGCGTCTATTTCGGCGAGCCGCGCGGCGTCTTCACCGAAGGCAATGAGCGGGTCGGGATCAACACCCAGCGCTACACCACCTCCGAGATCCAGCGCGTCGCCCGCGCCGCTTTCGAGCTGGCGAAGAAACGCAACGGCAAGCTCTGCTCGATGGAGAAGGCCAATGTGATGGAATCGGGCGTTCTCTGGCGCGAGGAGGTGCAGAAGATCGCCGATGCCGAATATCCGGAGATCGAGACCAGCCACATGTACGCCGACGCCGGCGCCATGCAGCTCGTGCGCGCCCCGAAGCAGTTCGACGTGATCGTGACCGACAATCTCTTCGGCGATCTTCTCTCCGACATCGCGGCGATGCTCACCGGCTCGCTCGGCATGCTGCCCTCGGCTTCGCTCGGCCTGCCGATGGCGAACGGGCGTCCCAAGGCGCTTTACGAGCCGGTGCACGGCTCGGCGCCCGACATCGCCGGTCAGGGCCTCGCCAACCCGATCGCCTGCATCCTCTCCTTCGCGATGGCGCTGCGCTATTCCTTCGACATGGGCGAGGCGGCGGCGCTGGTCGAGGGCGCGGTCGAGGCGGCGCTCGCCGACGGGCTGCGCACGCCCGACCTGATGACCGTCGAGGGCGGAACGAAGGTCGGCACGACCGAGATGACTGACGCCATTCTCGCGAAGATGGCCGCCGCCTGA
- a CDS encoding GNAT family N-acetyltransferase, which translates to MPEALRAEAARLFFQGFAPMLGPALGRDARAESFLARVIRPAYGVAALDEAGGLLGLAGFQDGTGGLFGGETDDFWTIYGPGALWRAPLFQLFARPVGPGRFLLDGIVVRADARGHGIGAALIERVAALARERGARELLLDVALGNDRARALYERRGFRVVGMRGGVLASVFLGPPRAAVMARAV; encoded by the coding sequence TTGCCTGAAGCGTTGCGGGCGGAGGCGGCGCGGCTCTTCTTTCAGGGCTTCGCGCCGATGCTCGGCCCGGCGCTCGGGCGTGACGCGCGGGCGGAAAGCTTCCTCGCGCGCGTCATCCGCCCCGCTTACGGCGTCGCGGCGCTGGACGAGGCGGGCGGGCTTCTCGGTCTCGCTGGCTTCCAGGACGGAACCGGCGGGCTCTTCGGCGGCGAAACCGACGATTTCTGGACGATCTACGGGCCTGGCGCGCTATGGCGCGCGCCGCTCTTCCAGCTTTTCGCGCGACCGGTGGGTCCGGGGCGCTTTCTTCTCGACGGGATCGTCGTGCGCGCCGACGCGCGCGGTCACGGGATCGGCGCCGCGCTGATCGAACGCGTTGCGGCGCTGGCGCGTGAGCGTGGGGCGCGCGAACTTCTTCTCGACGTCGCGCTCGGCAACGATCGCGCGCGCGCGCTCTACGAGCGGCGCGGCTTTCGCGTCGTCGGGATGCGCGGCGGCGTCCTGGCGTCGGTCTTTCTCGGCCCGCCGCGCGCGGCGGTGATGGCGCGTGCGGTCTGA
- a CDS encoding SDR family NAD(P)-dependent oxidoreductase: MSARYEDLAGRTVFISGGATGIGADLVAAFHGQGAEVFFVDIDRAAGERLCDALAANGAPPRFTECDVTDEAALKAALEAAEEGGGLDVLINNAANDTRRKLEEVDAETWRRAVDVNLRHQFVAAQTAAPWMKARGRGVIVNFASIAPEAMVPDLAVYNICKAGVRGLTRSLARDLGGFGVRVNSILPGAILTERQRKLWFRDQAAIDAVVARQCLPLELNGGHVAAMALFLASDAAAGCTAQDFIVDAGTI, encoded by the coding sequence GTGAGCGCGCGCTATGAGGATCTCGCGGGCCGCACCGTGTTCATCTCCGGTGGGGCGACGGGCATCGGCGCCGATCTGGTCGCCGCCTTCCACGGGCAGGGGGCGGAGGTGTTTTTCGTCGATATCGACCGCGCGGCGGGCGAGCGGTTGTGTGATGCGCTGGCCGCAAATGGCGCGCCGCCGCGTTTCACCGAATGCGACGTCACCGACGAAGCGGCGCTCAAGGCGGCGCTGGAGGCGGCGGAGGAGGGTGGCGGCCTCGACGTTCTGATCAACAATGCGGCCAACGACACCCGCCGCAAGCTGGAGGAAGTCGACGCCGAAACATGGCGGCGCGCGGTCGATGTGAATCTTCGCCATCAATTCGTCGCGGCGCAGACCGCCGCGCCCTGGATGAAGGCGCGCGGGCGCGGCGTGATCGTCAATTTCGCATCCATTGCGCCGGAGGCGATGGTTCCCGACCTCGCCGTCTATAATATCTGCAAGGCGGGGGTGCGGGGATTGACCCGCTCGCTCGCGCGCGATCTCGGCGGGTTTGGCGTGCGCGTCAACAGCATCCTGCCGGGCGCGATCCTGACCGAGCGGCAGCGAAAACTCTGGTTTCGGGATCAGGCCGCGATCGACGCGGTGGTCGCGCGGCAATGCCTGCCGCTCGAGTTGAACGGCGGCCATGTCGCGGCGATGGCGCTGTTTCTCGCCTCCGATGCTGCGGCGGGCTGCACGGCGCAGGATTTCATCGTCGATGCGGGGACGATCTGA
- a CDS encoding SMP-30/gluconolactonase/LRE family protein produces the protein MKAELLVDAKCVLGEGVQWNPDHARIWWTDIQGHALWSCDADGGSVERIETHERLGSFAFDPENRILAAFESGLFAWDTERNRLERLTEFEPDHKSSRLNDGRCDRQGRFIVGGMDEGGMKPTSSLIRYDGAVGVLETGIGVSNSICFSPDGRWMYFADTPTKIIRRYPYDPESGALGPAETFFTCQDRSGFPDGSCVDAEGALWNARFWGGRVQRIMPDGTEGARIDVPAPQVTLACFGGEKLDRLYITTARENLSDAQAREAPLSGGLFIAEPGVTGLPEDRYAKRLFPD, from the coding sequence ATGAAAGCGGAACTTCTGGTCGATGCGAAATGCGTTCTCGGCGAGGGCGTGCAATGGAACCCGGACCACGCCCGCATCTGGTGGACCGACATACAGGGCCACGCGCTCTGGTCCTGCGACGCGGATGGCGGGTCGGTCGAGCGGATCGAAACGCATGAGCGGCTCGGCAGCTTCGCCTTCGACCCCGAGAACCGCATCCTCGCCGCGTTCGAGAGCGGCCTTTTCGCTTGGGACACCGAGCGCAACCGGCTGGAGCGGCTGACGGAGTTCGAGCCGGATCACAAGAGCAGCCGCCTCAATGACGGGCGCTGCGACCGACAGGGCCGCTTCATTGTCGGCGGGATGGACGAGGGCGGGATGAAGCCGACCTCTTCGCTGATCCGCTATGACGGCGCGGTCGGGGTGCTGGAAACCGGAATCGGCGTCTCCAATTCGATCTGCTTCTCGCCGGACGGGCGCTGGATGTATTTCGCCGACACGCCGACGAAGATCATCCGCCGCTATCCCTATGACCCGGAGAGCGGCGCGCTCGGCCCCGCCGAGACCTTCTTCACCTGCCAGGATCGGTCCGGCTTCCCCGACGGCTCCTGCGTCGACGCCGAGGGCGCGCTCTGGAACGCCCGGTTCTGGGGCGGACGGGTGCAGCGGATCATGCCGGACGGGACCGAGGGCGCGCGCATCGACGTACCGGCGCCGCAGGTCACCCTCGCCTGCTTCGGCGGCGAGAAGCTCGACCGGCTCTACATCACAACCGCGCGCGAAAACCTTAGCGATGCGCAGGCGCGCGAAGCGCCGCTCTCCGGCGGGCTGTTCATCGCCGAGCCGGGGGTTACGGGCCTTCCCGAAGATCGCTACGCGAAACGGCTGTTTCCCGACTGA
- a CDS encoding cytochrome b, with protein sequence MSLRNTATAWGWPARLLHWAIAALIFFMLGLGFYMAELVSDIYEQFALVQLHKSWGFTVFVLVLIRIVWRLMNRTPDAPPHAGAAERTFARLGHYALYALMLALPLSGWLMASASELQEMYGIRNMVFGLFELPDPFQPGDKTLEEWLRAVHFWCALALTIMLIGHAGAALKHHFIDRDNVLTRMISGR encoded by the coding sequence ATGTCGCTTCGCAACACCGCTACAGCCTGGGGCTGGCCTGCGCGGCTGTTGCATTGGGCGATTGCGGCGCTGATCTTCTTCATGCTCGGGCTCGGATTCTACATGGCCGAGCTCGTCTCCGACATCTACGAGCAGTTCGCGCTGGTGCAGCTCCACAAGAGCTGGGGCTTCACGGTTTTCGTGCTCGTGCTGATCCGGATCGTCTGGCGGCTGATGAACCGCACGCCGGACGCGCCACCGCATGCCGGCGCCGCGGAGAGGACATTCGCGCGTCTCGGTCACTACGCCCTCTACGCGCTGATGCTCGCGTTGCCGCTATCGGGCTGGTTGATGGCTTCCGCCTCCGAGCTGCAGGAGATGTACGGCATCCGCAACATGGTTTTCGGCCTCTTCGAATTGCCGGATCCGTTCCAGCCCGGCGACAAGACGCTGGAAGAGTGGCTGAGAGCGGTTCATTTCTGGTGCGCGCTCGCGCTCACCATCATGCTGATCGGCCATGCGGGCGCGGCGCTGAAGCACCATTTCATCGACCGCGACAATGTGCTGACCCGGATGATCAGCGGGCGTTGA